The Gemmatimonadota bacterium DNA window ACGGTGGCGAGGAAGGAGCGGCGATCAGTCATCGGCGTGTCTCACGGCGTGCGTGTTGGCGGGAGGAACTCGACGAATCCCCAGCGTTCGGGGACGTGCATGTTGATGAGCCCCTGCGGGGACCAGACCCAGTTGTGTTCGGGGAGCCGCTTCCCGTCAGTGCCGAGCCGCGGGGCATACCGACCGTCGCGCGTGTCGAGGTCCCATTCGACGCGGGAGAAGTTGATGCGCCACTGGCTCCCCGGCGCGGGAGGGACCACCGTACGCCCGCCATCGGCGAACGCCGCCCACGGCACCGCCATCTCGACCGACCAGCCGCGGTCGCGATCGCGGGGATCGTTCAGCGTGCCGTCGAGATGCACCGCGCTCCGGAGGCCGGTGATGGTCCAGCCGTTGTCGGCCTTCCCGCCGACGCGGTACGGCTTGTCGAGGAAGAGATCCCAGACAGTGCCGAGCGCATTGATCTCGAACTCGAAATAGCGCAGCGTGTCCCCGTCCGGATCGATGAACCACTCGAAGTCGTGGTCGTGGAAGATCACGGCATCGCGCGTCGTCAACGTGGCCCAGAGGTCGGGCTCCTCGAGGTCCGCAGCGATGTAGAGGTGGCCGCGATCCCAGGCGATCTTCATCCGCGTGCGCCAGGTCGGCGCTGGCCTGGCGGCGCCCTCGATGTCGACGAAGACGTCGCTCCAGGGGACTCCCCGCCAGACGGCATCGTCGAGCCGCCCGTCGATGATCGGGGCCGATGCCAGGAAGGGCGCCGCATACCGGCGCGGTGGATCCTGCCCCGCCACGACGGCCGGTGCGACGGTGGCAAGGAACAGGAGGGTCCAGCATGAATGAGCCATCGGGGCGCCTCAGCGTCCGAGCAGGTGTCGCAGTGCCGCGTCGAGTGTCGGATAGCGGAAGCGGTAGCCGGTCGCCTCGAGGACGCCAGGCACGACATGGGCGCTCCCGAGCAGCGCGGCATCCGCCATCTCGCCGAAGAGAAGCTTGAGCGCGGCGGCAGGCACGGGCAAGAAGGCCGGCCGGCCGAGGACGTGCCCGAGGGTGTGGGCAAAGTCGCGATTGCGGACCGCACCAGGCGCCACCGTGTTCACGGCGCCGCGAATCGCCTCGTGGGCCAGCAGGTGGTGCAGCGCGCCAAGCACGTCATCGAGCGCGATCCAGCTCATCCATTGCTGACCGCCACCGAGTGGGCCGTTGAGGCCGAGCCGCGCCACCGGCAACATCTTGGCGAGGGCACCGCCCTCGGGCGTGAGGATGATGCCGAAGCGCGGATGGACCACCCGAATGCCGGCCTCGGTCGCTGGTGCGGCCGCTGCTTCCCACGCGGTGCCCAGGTCACCCAGAAAATCGTGGCCGAGGCTGCTCGCTTCTGTCAGCACCTCCTCGCCACGATCGCCGTAGATCCCGATGGCGGAGACCGACACCAGTGTGCGCGGTGGGCGCGCGAGCCCGGCCAGTGTCCGTGCCAACAGCGCGGTGGGTCCCACGCGACTGTGTCGGAGTGCCTCCTTCCGCACTGCGGTCCACCGGGCCGCGGCGATGTTCTCGCCCGCGAGATGAATCACCGCGTCGAGCCCCTCAAAGTCCGCGGCGCGGATGACGCCTGCCTCGGGATCCCATTGGATCCCTCCTGGCAGTGCCCGGCGCGACACCGGGACGACGGTGTGGCCCTGTGCGGTGAGGAATGGAGTCAGTGCCGTGCCCACCATTCCCGTGGCGCCGGTGATGGCAATCCGCATCGGCGTGAGTGGGGTGGTCATCTGTTGCTCCAGGTCGTGGCGGGTGACGTCGTGACGGTAGCGGAACATCCGGTCGAGTTGGCGGGCAAGCAGCGGTGCACCAAGAGCGCGGCCGAGCGACCCGCCGGGCAGCGTGGCCGTGATGGTGTCGTCGAGCAGGGCGCCACCGGCGTGATCGCCGAATCGGTGCTCGTGACGCCAGGCCGCAAATGGCCCGCGCACCTGCACGTCGTCGAAGCCGATTCCAGGCCGCACCGCCTCGTGGCGAAGCGCCCACCGCAGGGCGATCGGGCCACGACGAACGCCCACGGTCACCTGCAGGCCGTCCTCGAGCACGTCGCCGCTCCGGGCGAGGACTTCCACCTGCTCCCACGGCGGCCGCAATCGCTCGAACGCGCCCGGTGCCGCATGCCATCGCCAGAGTGCGGCGGCCGTGGTGGCGATCGGTGTCCGCCGCTCCAGCACCAGCGGCCGGCTCACGACGGGGTCGGTGAGGCGCCGGCGCGCAGCTGGCGGACCAGCAGGACGTCGGTGACATGCTCCCGCGTGATCAGGCCGACGAAGCGCCCATCGCCATCAATCACCGGCAAGGCCTCGCGACCGGAGGCGAAGAGTTGTTGCGCCGCCGCGAGCAACGGCGCGTCCACCTGCACCACCTGGTCATCGCGCGGCGGCAGCATCGCCGAGGACACAGCGGCATCGACCCCGTGGACGGCGATGCCGTGCAGCACGTCCTCGCGGGTCAGCACACCGAGCAACTCGCCCGCGGGCGACGTCACGGGGAAGGCCGTTTGCTGCCCGTGGGCAAAGAGGGCCACGACGTCCTGCAACCGTCGGTGCGGCGCGAGGACGCGGACGTCGGTGGTCGTCAGCTGCGCCGCGGTGTGCTCGCTGCTCAGGTGGCGCTGCTGCACCATCTGCAGCTCGGCCTGCGCCCCGAGGAAGACGAAGAGCGCAATCAGCAACAGCATCGGGGCACCGTTGAAGCCCAGCACGGCGAAGCCGACCGCCACCACCTGACCGACGCGTGCGGCGATGCGCGTGCCGCGCACCAGGCCGAGCCGACTGGCCAGCAGC harbors:
- a CDS encoding carbohydrate-binding family 9-like protein — its product is MAHSCWTLLFLATVAPAVVAGQDPPRRYAAPFLASAPIIDGRLDDAVWRGVPWSDVFVDIEGAARPAPTWRTRMKIAWDRGHLYIAADLEEPDLWATLTTRDAVIFHDHDFEWFIDPDGDTLRYFEFEINALGTVWDLFLDKPYRVGGKADNGWTITGLRSAVHLDGTLNDPRDRDRGWSVEMAVPWAAFADGGRTVVPPAPGSQWRINFSRVEWDLDTRDGRYAPRLGTDGKRLPEHNWVWSPQGLINMHVPERWGFVEFLPPTRTP
- a CDS encoding TIGR01777 family protein; amino-acid sequence: MSRPLVLERRTPIATTAAALWRWHAAPGAFERLRPPWEQVEVLARSGDVLEDGLQVTVGVRRGPIALRWALRHEAVRPGIGFDDVQVRGPFAAWRHEHRFGDHAGGALLDDTITATLPGGSLGRALGAPLLARQLDRMFRYRHDVTRHDLEQQMTTPLTPMRIAITGATGMVGTALTPFLTAQGHTVVPVSRRALPGGIQWDPEAGVIRAADFEGLDAVIHLAGENIAAARWTAVRKEALRHSRVGPTALLARTLAGLARPPRTLVSVSAIGIYGDRGEEVLTEASSLGHDFLGDLGTAWEAAAAPATEAGIRVVHPRFGIILTPEGGALAKMLPVARLGLNGPLGGGQQWMSWIALDDVLGALHHLLAHEAIRGAVNTVAPGAVRNRDFAHTLGHVLGRPAFLPVPAAALKLLFGEMADAALLGSAHVVPGVLEATGYRFRYPTLDAALRHLLGR
- a CDS encoding CBS domain-containing protein, with the protein product MWSISLGRVGETRVRVHATLVLLLAWYAFEGWRDAGAAGAADELAFLVLLFLSVLLHEFGHIFAARHYGIGTPDVLLTPIGGVARIANLPDRPREELVIALAGPAVTLVIVLLTGVAIGLRTGFALPQDFSNLPLLESLCWTNLILLVFNLIPAFPMDGGRVLRALLASRLGLVRGTRIAARVGQVVAVGFAVLGFNGAPMLLLIALFVFLGAQAELQMVQQRHLSSEHTAAQLTTTDVRVLAPHRRLQDVVALFAHGQQTAFPVTSPAGELLGVLTREDVLHGIAVHGVDAAVSSAMLPPRDDQVVQVDAPLLAAAQQLFASGREALPVIDGDGRFVGLITREHVTDVLLVRQLRAGASPTPS